In Candidatus Vicinibacter proximus, the following are encoded in one genomic region:
- a CDS encoding MoxR family ATPase, which yields MSQYIDIEALNQQIGIESGFLDGLLEMHSSVIVGQKHMMNRMMLGLLTRGHILLEGFPGLAKTLAIKTLASSIDASFSRIQFTPDLLPADIIGTLIYNPADHNFSVRRGPVFANFVLADEINRAPAKVQSALLEAMQERQVTIGKESYKLEEPFLVLATQNPIEQEGTYPLPEAQVDRFMMKVVVGYPNMEEEREIMRRNLNGEIHKEIKPVIHVSDILKARQSVNKIYLDERIEKYILNLIFATRNPGDYKLADLIPLINYGASPRASIFLAQAAKANAFLNRRGFVIPDDIQNVVKDILRHRIGLSYEAEAENINQENIISRILSKVEVP from the coding sequence ATGTCGCAATATATTGATATTGAAGCTCTTAATCAACAAATTGGTATAGAAAGCGGATTCTTGGATGGCTTGTTGGAAATGCACAGTTCGGTTATTGTCGGACAAAAGCACATGATGAACCGCATGATGCTGGGATTGCTGACCCGCGGACATATTTTGCTCGAAGGATTCCCGGGATTGGCAAAAACTCTTGCCATAAAGACCCTTGCCAGTTCAATAGACGCCAGTTTTAGCCGTATCCAGTTCACACCCGATCTGCTTCCTGCGGACATCATTGGGACTTTGATATACAATCCGGCGGATCATAACTTCTCTGTACGCAGAGGCCCTGTATTCGCCAATTTCGTCCTTGCCGATGAGATAAACAGGGCTCCGGCAAAAGTTCAGTCGGCATTGTTGGAAGCCATGCAGGAAAGACAGGTCACGATAGGAAAGGAGAGCTACAAACTGGAAGAGCCATTTTTGGTGTTGGCAACTCAAAATCCAATCGAGCAGGAGGGCACTTATCCATTGCCGGAAGCTCAGGTGGACCGTTTTATGATGAAAGTGGTCGTAGGCTATCCAAACATGGAAGAGGAGCGTGAAATCATGCGAAGGAATTTGAATGGAGAGATTCACAAAGAAATTAAACCGGTGATTCACGTTTCTGATATCTTAAAAGCAAGGCAATCAGTAAATAAAATTTATCTGGATGAGCGAATTGAAAAGTATATACTGAATTTAATTTTTGCCACGCGTAATCCGGGAGATTATAAGTTGGCCGATCTGATTCCTTTGATCAATTATGGTGCATCCCCGCGCGCAAGTATTTTTCTCGCCCAAGCTGCCAAAGCAAATGCATTTCTTAACCGGAGAGGATTTGTCATTCCTGATGATATTCAGAATGTGGTCAAAGACATACTCAGACATCGCATTGGCTTAAGTTATGAAGCAGAAGCGGAGAATATCAATCAGGAAAATATAATTTCACGCATTCTCTCTAAGGTGGAAGTGCCATAG
- a CDS encoding GNAT family N-acetyltransferase, which yields MKVKSLNLNFEPFPVLESSRLRLRKILPADAKYFFQMRSDPEVMKYIDKPMMKSAAEAKAMIRQIEADRLLGNGINWGITLKEDLKLIGTIGFWRIDKPNYRTEVGYMLQTKHQGKGLVSEALQTVLDFAFNQMHVHSIEANINPFNDRSRNLLIKNGFIKEAYFRENYFYNGKFLDSEIYSLIRIV from the coding sequence ATGAAAGTTAAATCACTGAATCTAAATTTTGAACCCTTTCCTGTTCTGGAATCTTCCCGCTTAAGATTGAGGAAAATATTACCCGCAGACGCAAAATATTTTTTCCAAATGAGATCTGATCCGGAGGTGATGAAATACATTGACAAACCAATGATGAAAAGTGCAGCCGAAGCAAAGGCAATGATCAGACAGATCGAAGCAGACCGGTTGCTTGGAAATGGTATCAATTGGGGCATCACTTTAAAAGAAGATTTAAAATTAATTGGAACGATTGGATTTTGGAGAATAGATAAACCCAATTACAGAACGGAAGTAGGTTATATGCTGCAAACCAAACATCAGGGTAAGGGTTTGGTATCAGAAGCTTTACAGACTGTTCTGGATTTTGCATTTAATCAGATGCATGTTCACTCTATCGAAGCCAACATCAATCCATTCAATGATCGTTCACGAAATTTATTGATCAAAAATGGTTTTATAAAAGAAGCCTATTTTCGTGAAAACTATTTTTACAACGGAAAATTTCTGGACTCAGAGATTTATTCACTTATCCGTATAGTTTAG